The stretch of DNA CCATCGCCACCCGCCCGTCGGCCAGAGAAACCGGCTGGGCAGGTTGACCCGGCACGCCCGTATCCCACAGCGGCGACCACGTCCGCCCGCGATCCAACGACTCCCGCGCGTGAATGTTCAAATACGTCGCCGCCTGATTGTCATACGTCCAGAACGGAACCAGAATCCGCCCGTCCTCAAGAACGCCCGGCCGCTGATCCCACCAGAAAAACCGATTCGCCGGATCGTGGCTGACGATCGAATGCTCCGGCCAACTCCGCCCGCCGTCCTTCGAGAACATCAGCACCGAACTGTGCCGCCAGACCGAAGTGTCGTAGTAGTGCTTGTTCAACTCGAACTGACACGCCAGTTCGCCGTCCGGCAGCACCAGTGCGGGTCCGGTCAGCGGCGTCGGAACGTCAAAGGGCGACGTATCCATAGGCTGCGGCCTCGTCCACGTCGCTCCGCCATCGGCCGACCAGGCATGAAAAACCCGCGTATCCAGCAGCCCCTCCGTCTGCTCGTTAAAAAACGGCAGCGCCGGGTCCGACACGTCCACCCACATGATCGACGCCAACAGCCGACCCGCGCCGACGCTGGTCGGATAAACACCGCGAAAACTCCCCTGCCGCCCCTCAAGGGCCGGAGGCTCGAACGGCGCCGCCGGAGACGACCACGTCGCGCCCTCGTCGTCCGACCAGCTCACCATCGCTTGCTGCCCAGCCGTCGCCGCCTTGGTCGGCGCAGCCCGAAATCCACACACCCATCGCCCGCCCGGCAAAACGCACACGCCCGCAAACGCGCACGACCGCCGGTCCTCTTCGCCGCCTTCAACCACAACGCCGCGATCAACAATCTTCATCGTTCATCCTCGTCACCAACTCTGGCGAGCGATGATAGCGACGGGCGGCGCAAATCTCACGGTTTTTCATCCATTTGGGCCCGCG from Phycisphaerae bacterium encodes:
- a CDS encoding exo-alpha-sialidase; the encoded protein is MKIVDRGVVVEGGEEDRRSCAFAGVCVLPGGRWVCGFRAAPTKAATAGQQAMVSWSDDEGATWSSPAAPFEPPALEGRQGSFRGVYPTSVGAGRLLASIMWVDVSDPALPFFNEQTEGLLDTRVFHAWSADGGATWTRPQPMDTSPFDVPTPLTGPALVLPDGELACQFELNKHYYDTSVWRHSSVLMFSKDGGRSWPEHSIVSHDPANRFFWWDQRPGVLEDGRILVPFWTYDNQAATYLNIHARESLDRGRTWSPLWDTGVPGQPAQPVSLADGRVAMVYVDRTAEPVIKVRVSGDHGRSWPAETELVISQPASASQTWNKGSMQDAWAEMGKFSLGLPATARLGDGDVLVVYYNGPATDLTSIEWVRLRA